In one Musa acuminata AAA Group cultivar baxijiao chromosome BXJ2-5, Cavendish_Baxijiao_AAA, whole genome shotgun sequence genomic region, the following are encoded:
- the LOC103985770 gene encoding glutamate receptor 3.1 isoform X2 → MSMQTQVFSKARSWLLKCKTPIATVSLVLFKFMETDIVAIIGPQSSVIAHVISHVANDLQVPLLSFAATDPTLSSLQYPFFVRTTHSDLFQMAAVAELVDYYQWSQVIAIFVDDDYGRNGINSLGDKLSEKRYQISYKAALQPGATRGDIMDLLVKVVLMASRIIVVHVNPSIGIEVFATARYLGMVSNGYVWIATDWLSSILDSSTPLDTAILDTMQGVLVLRQHTVDSKLKSTLTSRWSQLTKNGTTENFHLNSYGLYAYDTVWLVSHALDAFFNDGGSISFSNFSNLHDAEGRNLHLEAMSVFDGGQILLNKIHNVNFDGVTGKVQFDSEANLIHPAYDILNMLGTGWRTIGYWTNYSGLSIMSPEELYMNLANSSSANQQLYSVIWPGEVITKPRGWVFPNNGKELRIVVPNRVSYREFVSVEPDNDGVKGYCIDVFTAAINLLPYPVPYKFIPFGNGHENPNYAMLAEMVASGDFDAAIGDIAIVTNRTKIVDFTQPYIESGLVILAPIEKLNSDAWAFLQPFTVAMWCVTGLSLLIIGIAVWILEHRINDEFRGPPKKQLVTVFWFSFSTLFFAHRENTMSTLGRVVLIIWLFLVLILQSSYTASLTSILTVQQLSSPVKSIDSLIASNEPIGFQVGSFTENYLVEELGISRSRLKALGTPNDYVRALELGPKKGGVAAVVDERPYIELFLSIQCEFAIVGSEFTKNGWGFAFPRDSPLAVDLSTNILTLSENGDLQRIHDKWLTGRSLCSSQTSELESDRLQLNSFWGLFLICGMTCTVAMFVYFAIMVHQYIRHYPLEESDSSDHGSSKSGCSLQRFFSFIDEKEEDVKSRSKSRKMLQAGNTSLDSESHNIF, encoded by the exons ATGTCAATGCAGACCCAAGTGTTCTCCAAGGCACGAAGCTGGTTGTTGAAATGCAAGACTCCAATTGCAACAGTTTCATTGGTATTGTTCAAG TTCATGGAGACAGACATTGTCGCAATCATTGGTCCGCAATCTTCCGTAATTGCACATGTCATTTCACATGTTGCAAACGATCTGCAAGTCCCTCTTCTTTCCTTTGCTGCGACAGATCCTACACTTTCTTCACTGCAATATCCCTTTTTTGTCCGAACAACCCATAGCGATCTCTTTCAAATGGCTGCTGTAGCTGAACTAGTTGACTATTACCAGTGGAGCCAGGTGATAGCCATATTCGTTGATGATGATTATGGTAGAAATGGAATAAATTCTCTAGGTGATAAGCTTTCAGAGAAGCGCTACCAGATATCCTACAAGGCTGCATTGCAACCCGGGGCTACAAGGGGTGACATCATGGATTTGTTGGTTAAAGTTGTGCTGATGGCTTCACGGATTATTGTCGTACATGTGAATCCAAGCATCGGTATTGAAGTTTTCGCCACAGCAAGATATCTAGGTATGGTGTCAAATGGGTATGTTTGGATAGCAACAGATTGGCTTTCTTCAATTTTAGATTCTTCAACTCCACTGGATACAGCAATTTTGGACACAATGCAAGGAGTTCTTGTATTGCGACAGCACACTGTAGATTCAAAACTCAAGAGCACTCTAACTTCAAGATGGAGCCAGTTGACCAAGAACGGCACAACTGAGAACTTCCATCTTAACTCTTATGGTCTATATGCTTATGACACCGTGTGGCTGGTTTCTCATGCATTGGATGCCTTTTTCAATGATGGTGGATCgatttcattttcaaatttctCAAATCTGCATGATGCTGAGGGAAGGAATTTACACCTCGAAGCAATGAGTGTGTTTGATGGGGGCCAGATTTTGCTGAACAAGATTCATAATGTGAATTTTGATGGTGTTACTGGGAAAGTCCAGTTCGACTCTGAAGCAAACCTCATTCACCCTGCTTATGATATCCTCAATATGCTAGGAACTGGATGGCGAACAATCGGTTACTGGACAAACTACTCTGGATTGTCAATTATGTCACCTGAAGAACTGTATATGAATCTAGCAAATAGTTCCAGTGCAAATCAACAACTGTATAGTGTCATTTGGCCTGGGGAGGTGATAACAAAGCCTCGTGGTTGGGTTTTCCCTAATAATGGGAAAGAGTTAAGAATTGTTGTTCCTAACAGAGTAAGTTACCGGGAATTTGTTTCAGTAGAGCCAGATAACGATGGCGTGAAGGGATACTGCATAGATGTCTTTACTGCTGCCATAAACTTGCTTCCATACCCTGTCCCATACAAGTTCATACCTTTTGGAAATGGCCATGAGAATCCCAATTATGCTATGCTTGCTGAGATGGTTGCGTCAGGT GACTTTGATGCTGCTATAGGCGATATAGCCATAGTTACAAATCGAACAAAGATTGTTGATTTTACCCAGCCATATATCGAATCGGGGCTTGTCATATTGGCTCCTATAGAAAAGCTCAACTCAGATGCTTGGGCTTTCTTGCAGCCATTCACAGTGGCGATGTGGTGTGTCACTGGGTTATCCTTACTCATAATAGGAATAGCCGTTTGGATCCTTGAGCACAGGATCAACGATGAATTCCGTGGGCCTCCAAAAAAACAGCTAGTTACAGTCTTTTG GTTCAGCTTCTCGACACTGTTTTTCGCTCATA GAGAAAATACTATGAGTACTCTGGGGCGCGTAGTTCTGATAATATGGCTTTTTCTGGTTTTAATTCTTCAATCCAGTTACACAGCTAGTCTGACGTCAATTCTCACTGTGCAACAACTATCATCACCTGTAAAAAGCATTGACAGTTTAATTGCTAGTAATGAGCCTATCGGGTTTCAAGTTGGCTCATTTACTGAGAACTATCTTGTTGAGGAGCTTGGCATTTCAAGATCCAGATTGAAAGCACTTGGTACCCCAAATGATTATGTTAGAGCCCTTGAGCTAGGCCCCAAAAAAGGAGGTGTTGCCGCTGTGGTGGATGAACGCCCCTATATCGAACTATTTCTCTCAATCCAATGCGAGTTTGCCATAGTAGGCTCAGAATTTACCAAAAATGGCTGGGGATTT GCATTCCCCAGGGACTCCCCTTTAGCTGTGGATTTGTCCACTAATATCCTTACACTATCAGAAAATGGCGATCTCCAAAGAATTCATGACAAGTGGCTTACCGGAAGAAGTTTGTGCAGCTCCCAAACGAGCGAGCTTGAGTCTGACCGCCTCCAACTTAATAGCTTCTGGGGATTGTTTCTGATATGTGGAATGACATGTACTGTTGCAATGTTCGTATACTTTGCGATCATGGTGCACCAGTACATTCGCCACTACCCCTTGGAGGAAAGTGACTCTTCCGACCATGGAAGCTCAAAATCTGGGTGCAGCCTGCAGAGATTCTTCTCCTTCATCGATGAGAAGGAAGAAGATGTGAAGAGCAGGTCAAAGAGCAGGAAGATGTTGCAGGCAGGAAACACTAGTCTTGATAGTGAAAGCCATAACATTTTTTAG
- the LOC103985770 gene encoding glutamate receptor 3.1 isoform X1, whose translation MKHVLLLFLALCFSLLRSDLGRNVSAIRPPTVHIGALFSHNSTIGRVAKVAIDAAVSDVNADPSVLQGTKLVVEMQDSNCNSFIGIVQALQFMETDIVAIIGPQSSVIAHVISHVANDLQVPLLSFAATDPTLSSLQYPFFVRTTHSDLFQMAAVAELVDYYQWSQVIAIFVDDDYGRNGINSLGDKLSEKRYQISYKAALQPGATRGDIMDLLVKVVLMASRIIVVHVNPSIGIEVFATARYLGMVSNGYVWIATDWLSSILDSSTPLDTAILDTMQGVLVLRQHTVDSKLKSTLTSRWSQLTKNGTTENFHLNSYGLYAYDTVWLVSHALDAFFNDGGSISFSNFSNLHDAEGRNLHLEAMSVFDGGQILLNKIHNVNFDGVTGKVQFDSEANLIHPAYDILNMLGTGWRTIGYWTNYSGLSIMSPEELYMNLANSSSANQQLYSVIWPGEVITKPRGWVFPNNGKELRIVVPNRVSYREFVSVEPDNDGVKGYCIDVFTAAINLLPYPVPYKFIPFGNGHENPNYAMLAEMVASGDFDAAIGDIAIVTNRTKIVDFTQPYIESGLVILAPIEKLNSDAWAFLQPFTVAMWCVTGLSLLIIGIAVWILEHRINDEFRGPPKKQLVTVFWFSFSTLFFAHRENTMSTLGRVVLIIWLFLVLILQSSYTASLTSILTVQQLSSPVKSIDSLIASNEPIGFQVGSFTENYLVEELGISRSRLKALGTPNDYVRALELGPKKGGVAAVVDERPYIELFLSIQCEFAIVGSEFTKNGWGFAFPRDSPLAVDLSTNILTLSENGDLQRIHDKWLTGRSLCSSQTSELESDRLQLNSFWGLFLICGMTCTVAMFVYFAIMVHQYIRHYPLEESDSSDHGSSKSGCSLQRFFSFIDEKEEDVKSRSKSRKMLQAGNTSLDSESHNIF comes from the exons attTTTGGCACTCTGTTTTAGTCTCCTTCGGAGTGACCTCGGTAGGAATGTCTCTGCTATAAGACCTCCTACAGTGCACATTGGAGCTCTTTTTTCCCACAATTCCACCATTGGAAGAGTTGCCAAGGTTGCCATTGATGCTGCAGTGAGCGATGTCAATGCAGACCCAAGTGTTCTCCAAGGCACGAAGCTGGTTGTTGAAATGCAAGACTCCAATTGCAACAGTTTCATTGGTATTGTTCAAG CATTGCAGTTCATGGAGACAGACATTGTCGCAATCATTGGTCCGCAATCTTCCGTAATTGCACATGTCATTTCACATGTTGCAAACGATCTGCAAGTCCCTCTTCTTTCCTTTGCTGCGACAGATCCTACACTTTCTTCACTGCAATATCCCTTTTTTGTCCGAACAACCCATAGCGATCTCTTTCAAATGGCTGCTGTAGCTGAACTAGTTGACTATTACCAGTGGAGCCAGGTGATAGCCATATTCGTTGATGATGATTATGGTAGAAATGGAATAAATTCTCTAGGTGATAAGCTTTCAGAGAAGCGCTACCAGATATCCTACAAGGCTGCATTGCAACCCGGGGCTACAAGGGGTGACATCATGGATTTGTTGGTTAAAGTTGTGCTGATGGCTTCACGGATTATTGTCGTACATGTGAATCCAAGCATCGGTATTGAAGTTTTCGCCACAGCAAGATATCTAGGTATGGTGTCAAATGGGTATGTTTGGATAGCAACAGATTGGCTTTCTTCAATTTTAGATTCTTCAACTCCACTGGATACAGCAATTTTGGACACAATGCAAGGAGTTCTTGTATTGCGACAGCACACTGTAGATTCAAAACTCAAGAGCACTCTAACTTCAAGATGGAGCCAGTTGACCAAGAACGGCACAACTGAGAACTTCCATCTTAACTCTTATGGTCTATATGCTTATGACACCGTGTGGCTGGTTTCTCATGCATTGGATGCCTTTTTCAATGATGGTGGATCgatttcattttcaaatttctCAAATCTGCATGATGCTGAGGGAAGGAATTTACACCTCGAAGCAATGAGTGTGTTTGATGGGGGCCAGATTTTGCTGAACAAGATTCATAATGTGAATTTTGATGGTGTTACTGGGAAAGTCCAGTTCGACTCTGAAGCAAACCTCATTCACCCTGCTTATGATATCCTCAATATGCTAGGAACTGGATGGCGAACAATCGGTTACTGGACAAACTACTCTGGATTGTCAATTATGTCACCTGAAGAACTGTATATGAATCTAGCAAATAGTTCCAGTGCAAATCAACAACTGTATAGTGTCATTTGGCCTGGGGAGGTGATAACAAAGCCTCGTGGTTGGGTTTTCCCTAATAATGGGAAAGAGTTAAGAATTGTTGTTCCTAACAGAGTAAGTTACCGGGAATTTGTTTCAGTAGAGCCAGATAACGATGGCGTGAAGGGATACTGCATAGATGTCTTTACTGCTGCCATAAACTTGCTTCCATACCCTGTCCCATACAAGTTCATACCTTTTGGAAATGGCCATGAGAATCCCAATTATGCTATGCTTGCTGAGATGGTTGCGTCAGGT GACTTTGATGCTGCTATAGGCGATATAGCCATAGTTACAAATCGAACAAAGATTGTTGATTTTACCCAGCCATATATCGAATCGGGGCTTGTCATATTGGCTCCTATAGAAAAGCTCAACTCAGATGCTTGGGCTTTCTTGCAGCCATTCACAGTGGCGATGTGGTGTGTCACTGGGTTATCCTTACTCATAATAGGAATAGCCGTTTGGATCCTTGAGCACAGGATCAACGATGAATTCCGTGGGCCTCCAAAAAAACAGCTAGTTACAGTCTTTTG GTTCAGCTTCTCGACACTGTTTTTCGCTCATA GAGAAAATACTATGAGTACTCTGGGGCGCGTAGTTCTGATAATATGGCTTTTTCTGGTTTTAATTCTTCAATCCAGTTACACAGCTAGTCTGACGTCAATTCTCACTGTGCAACAACTATCATCACCTGTAAAAAGCATTGACAGTTTAATTGCTAGTAATGAGCCTATCGGGTTTCAAGTTGGCTCATTTACTGAGAACTATCTTGTTGAGGAGCTTGGCATTTCAAGATCCAGATTGAAAGCACTTGGTACCCCAAATGATTATGTTAGAGCCCTTGAGCTAGGCCCCAAAAAAGGAGGTGTTGCCGCTGTGGTGGATGAACGCCCCTATATCGAACTATTTCTCTCAATCCAATGCGAGTTTGCCATAGTAGGCTCAGAATTTACCAAAAATGGCTGGGGATTT GCATTCCCCAGGGACTCCCCTTTAGCTGTGGATTTGTCCACTAATATCCTTACACTATCAGAAAATGGCGATCTCCAAAGAATTCATGACAAGTGGCTTACCGGAAGAAGTTTGTGCAGCTCCCAAACGAGCGAGCTTGAGTCTGACCGCCTCCAACTTAATAGCTTCTGGGGATTGTTTCTGATATGTGGAATGACATGTACTGTTGCAATGTTCGTATACTTTGCGATCATGGTGCACCAGTACATTCGCCACTACCCCTTGGAGGAAAGTGACTCTTCCGACCATGGAAGCTCAAAATCTGGGTGCAGCCTGCAGAGATTCTTCTCCTTCATCGATGAGAAGGAAGAAGATGTGAAGAGCAGGTCAAAGAGCAGGAAGATGTTGCAGGCAGGAAACACTAGTCTTGATAGTGAAAGCCATAACATTTTTTAG